The proteins below are encoded in one region of Scyliorhinus torazame isolate Kashiwa2021f chromosome 16, sScyTor2.1, whole genome shotgun sequence:
- the LOC140392978 gene encoding leucine-rich repeat transmembrane neuronal protein 4-like isoform X3, which produces MRRMGLSVIALLSGRVAVLVMAPTVLLGVLSAAQRACPTNCRCHGKIVYCESLSLQEIPPSISAGSLGLSLRYNSLQSLKHNQFLGLNQLTWLYLDHNYIGLVHEHAFAGIRRLKELILSSNKITGLFNNTFRPVSNLRNLDLSYNQLHALQPQQFRGLRKLQSLHLRSNNLRTVPVRIFQDCRNVEFLDLGYNRIRSLARNAFAGLSRLVELHLEHNQFSKVNFGHFPRLVTLRILYLQWNKISVVIQGMSWTWSSLEKLDLSGNEIQAIGPNVFQCVPNLHTLQLDSNKLTTIGQEILESWISLSSISLSGNMWECNRNICSLVNWLKLFKGRSENTMICAGPKQLQGEQVMDAVDNYNLCIKKQRVTTQMVPGTPKLQTKPTFKTRLPKANPENKVQLPLPASSNPPDSSSDSDVIEPVSFHKIIAGSVALFLSVLVILLVIYVSWKRYPASMKQFQQRSLGRRRRRKKRQTLRQMVPNTQEYYIDYKPAHSEATEMLMNGSASCTFNKSGSRECEENSASPGDSLIALPL; this is translated from the exons ATGCGAAGGATGG GTCTCAGCGTAATTGCATTGCTAAGTGGTCGAGTTGCAGTATTAGTGATGGCACCGACTGTCTTACTGGGTGTCCTCTCCGCTGCTCAAAGAGCCTGTCCCACCAACTGTCGGTGTCATGGGAAAATAGTTTACTGTGAGTCACTCAGCCTGCAGGAGATCCCCCCCAGCATCTCCGCCGGCTCCCTGGGACTGTCCCTGCGCTACAACAGCCTGCAGAGCCTCAAACACAACCAGTTCCTGGGGCTCAACCAGCTCACCTGGCTCTACCTGGACCACAACTACATCGGCCTGGTGCACGAGCACGCCTTCGCCGGCATCCGCCGGCTCAAGGAGCTCATCCTGAGCTCCAACAAGATCACGGGCCTCTTCAACAACACCTTCCGCCCGGTCAGCAACCTGCGCAACCTGGACCTGTCCTACAACCAGCTGCACGCGCTGCAGCCCCAGCAGTTCCGGGGGCTCCGCAAGCTGCAGAGCCTGCACCTACGCTCCAACAACCTGCGCACCGTGCCCGTCCGCATCTTCCAGGACTGCCGCAACGTCGAGTTCCTCGACCTGGGCTACAACCGCATCAGGAGCCTGGCCAGGAACGCATTCGCCGGCCTCAGTCGCCTGGTGGAGCTGCACCTGGAACACAACCAGTTCTCCAAAGTCAACTTTGGTCACTTCCCCCGTCTGGtcaccctgcgcatcctctacctgCAGTGGAATAAGATCAGCGTGGTCATCCAGGGCATGTCCTGGACTTGGAGCTCCCTGGAGAAGCTGGACCTGTCCGGCAATGAGATCCAGGCCATCGGCCCTAATGTGTTCCAGTGTGTTCCCAACCTGCACACGCTGCAGCTGGACTCCAACAAGCTCACCACCATCGGCCAGGAAATCCTGGAGTCCTGGATCTCCCTCAGCTCCATCAGTCTTTCGGGGAATATGTGGGAATGCAACCGGAATATCTGCTCTCTGGTCAACTGGCTGAAGCTGTTTAAAGGCAGGAGCGAGAACACGATGATCTGTGCTGGTCCCAAGCAGCTCCAGGGGGAGCAGGTGATGGACGCGGTGGACAACTACAATCTGTGCATTAAAAAGCAAAGGGTCACCACCCAGATGGTGCCGGGCACCCCCAAGCTCCAGACCAAACCCACATTCAAAACAAGGCTGCCAAAGGCCAACCCGGAGAACAAAGTCCAGCTCCCACTGCCAGCCAGCAGCAACCCCCCAGACTCCAGCTCTGATTCGGATGTGATCGAGCCCGTTTCCTTCCACAAGATCATCGCAGGCAGCGTGGCCCTCTTCCTGTCtgtgctggtcatcctgctggtcaTCTATGTGTCCTGGAAGCGCTACCCGGCCAGCATGAAGCAATTCCAGCAACGCTCGCTGGGCCGAAGGCGCAGGAGGAAGAAGAGACAAACCCTGAGGCAAATGGTCCCCAACACCCAGGAATATTACATTGATTATAAACCTGCACACTCCGAGGCCACAGAGATGCTGATGAATGGATCTGCCTCTTGCACCTTTAACAAATCTGGCTCCAGGGAATGTGAG
- the LOC140392978 gene encoding leucine-rich repeat transmembrane neuronal protein 4-like isoform X2: MRRMGLSVIALLSGRVAVLVMAPTVLLGVLSAAQRACPTNCRCHGKIVYCESLSLQEIPPSISAGSLGLSLRYNSLQSLKHNQFLGLNQLTWLYLDHNYIGLVHEHAFAGIRRLKELILSSNKITGLFNNTFRPVSNLRNLDLSYNQLHALQPQQFRGLRKLQSLHLRSNNLRTVPVRIFQDCRNVEFLDLGYNRIRSLARNAFAGLSRLVELHLEHNQFSKVNFGHFPRLVTLRILYLQWNKISVVIQGMSWTWSSLEKLDLSGNEIQAIGPNVFQCVPNLHTLQLDSNKLTTIGQEILESWISLSSISLSGNMWECNRNICSLVNWLKLFKGRSENTMICAGPKQLQGEQVMDAVDNYNLCIKKQRVTTQMVPGTPKLQTKPTFKTRLPKANPENKVQLPLPASSNPPDSSSDSDVIEPVSFHKIIAGSVALFLSVLVILLVIYVSWKRYPASMKQFQQRSLGRRRRRKKRQTLRQMVPNTQEYYIDYKPAHSEATEMLMNGSASCTFNKSGSRECEENSASPGDSLIALPLCPRVWK; this comes from the exons ATGCGAAGGATGG GTCTCAGCGTAATTGCATTGCTAAGTGGTCGAGTTGCAGTATTAGTGATGGCACCGACTGTCTTACTGGGTGTCCTCTCCGCTGCTCAAAGAGCCTGTCCCACCAACTGTCGGTGTCATGGGAAAATAGTTTACTGTGAGTCACTCAGCCTGCAGGAGATCCCCCCCAGCATCTCCGCCGGCTCCCTGGGACTGTCCCTGCGCTACAACAGCCTGCAGAGCCTCAAACACAACCAGTTCCTGGGGCTCAACCAGCTCACCTGGCTCTACCTGGACCACAACTACATCGGCCTGGTGCACGAGCACGCCTTCGCCGGCATCCGCCGGCTCAAGGAGCTCATCCTGAGCTCCAACAAGATCACGGGCCTCTTCAACAACACCTTCCGCCCGGTCAGCAACCTGCGCAACCTGGACCTGTCCTACAACCAGCTGCACGCGCTGCAGCCCCAGCAGTTCCGGGGGCTCCGCAAGCTGCAGAGCCTGCACCTACGCTCCAACAACCTGCGCACCGTGCCCGTCCGCATCTTCCAGGACTGCCGCAACGTCGAGTTCCTCGACCTGGGCTACAACCGCATCAGGAGCCTGGCCAGGAACGCATTCGCCGGCCTCAGTCGCCTGGTGGAGCTGCACCTGGAACACAACCAGTTCTCCAAAGTCAACTTTGGTCACTTCCCCCGTCTGGtcaccctgcgcatcctctacctgCAGTGGAATAAGATCAGCGTGGTCATCCAGGGCATGTCCTGGACTTGGAGCTCCCTGGAGAAGCTGGACCTGTCCGGCAATGAGATCCAGGCCATCGGCCCTAATGTGTTCCAGTGTGTTCCCAACCTGCACACGCTGCAGCTGGACTCCAACAAGCTCACCACCATCGGCCAGGAAATCCTGGAGTCCTGGATCTCCCTCAGCTCCATCAGTCTTTCGGGGAATATGTGGGAATGCAACCGGAATATCTGCTCTCTGGTCAACTGGCTGAAGCTGTTTAAAGGCAGGAGCGAGAACACGATGATCTGTGCTGGTCCCAAGCAGCTCCAGGGGGAGCAGGTGATGGACGCGGTGGACAACTACAATCTGTGCATTAAAAAGCAAAGGGTCACCACCCAGATGGTGCCGGGCACCCCCAAGCTCCAGACCAAACCCACATTCAAAACAAGGCTGCCAAAGGCCAACCCGGAGAACAAAGTCCAGCTCCCACTGCCAGCCAGCAGCAACCCCCCAGACTCCAGCTCTGATTCGGATGTGATCGAGCCCGTTTCCTTCCACAAGATCATCGCAGGCAGCGTGGCCCTCTTCCTGTCtgtgctggtcatcctgctggtcaTCTATGTGTCCTGGAAGCGCTACCCGGCCAGCATGAAGCAATTCCAGCAACGCTCGCTGGGCCGAAGGCGCAGGAGGAAGAAGAGACAAACCCTGAGGCAAATGGTCCCCAACACCCAGGAATATTACATTGATTATAAACCTGCACACTCCGAGGCCACAGAGATGCTGATGAATGGATCTGCCTCTTGCACCTTTAACAAATCTGGCTCCAGGGAATGTGAG